Proteins encoded in a region of the Deinococcus aerius genome:
- the ablA gene encoding lysine 2,3-aminomutase, with the protein MNRTHLHPQATVRSQQMLPRNHRAPKWQDVPDEQWYDWKWQLKNRINSVEELEEVIRLTESERAGASAKGIFRLDITPYFASLMDPEDPTCPVRRQVIPTHHELEPFTAMMEDSLAEDKHSPVPGLVHRYPDRVLMLVTTQCASYCRYCTRSRIVGDPTETFNPAEYEAQLNYLRNTPQVRDVLLSGGDPLTLAPKVLGRLLAELRKIEHIEIIRIGTRVPVFMPMRVTQELCDVLAENHPLWMNIHVNHPKEITPEVAEACDRLTRAGVPLGNQSVLLRGVNDHPVIMQKLLRELVKIRVRPYYIYQCDLVHGAGHLRTTVSKGLEIMESLRGHTSGYSVPTYVVDAPGGGGKIPVAPNYVLSHSPEKLILRNFEGYIAAYSEPTDYTGPDMAVPAEWQRKEPGQTGIYGLMEGERISIEPKEFSESRVRPGATQHRLNSREDKWAAYGVGGVNSGPLTHDTVVTDTAPDGMMQTPQPVSGD; encoded by the coding sequence ATGAACCGCACCCACCTGCACCCGCAGGCCACCGTCCGGTCCCAGCAGATGCTGCCCCGCAACCACCGCGCCCCCAAGTGGCAGGATGTGCCCGACGAGCAGTGGTACGACTGGAAGTGGCAGCTCAAGAACCGCATCAACTCTGTCGAGGAGCTGGAGGAAGTCATCCGCCTCACCGAGAGCGAGCGGGCGGGCGCGAGCGCCAAGGGCATCTTCCGCCTGGACATCACCCCGTACTTCGCCTCGCTGATGGACCCTGAGGACCCCACCTGCCCGGTGCGGCGCCAGGTCATCCCCACCCATCACGAGCTGGAGCCCTTTACGGCGATGATGGAGGACTCGCTCGCCGAGGACAAGCACAGCCCCGTGCCCGGCCTGGTCCACCGTTACCCCGACCGGGTCCTCATGCTGGTCACGACCCAGTGCGCCTCCTACTGCCGCTACTGCACGCGCAGCCGCATCGTGGGCGACCCCACCGAGACCTTCAACCCCGCCGAGTACGAGGCGCAGCTCAACTACCTGCGGAACACGCCCCAGGTGCGCGACGTGCTGCTCTCGGGTGGCGATCCGCTGACCCTCGCGCCCAAGGTGCTGGGCCGCCTCCTCGCCGAGCTCCGCAAGATCGAGCATATCGAGATCATCCGCATCGGCACGCGCGTGCCCGTGTTCATGCCCATGCGCGTAACTCAGGAACTGTGCGACGTGCTGGCCGAGAACCACCCGCTGTGGATGAACATCCACGTCAACCACCCCAAGGAGATCACGCCGGAGGTGGCCGAGGCGTGTGACCGCCTCACCCGGGCGGGCGTGCCGCTGGGCAACCAGAGCGTGCTACTGCGTGGCGTGAACGATCACCCGGTCATCATGCAGAAGCTGCTGCGCGAACTCGTCAAGATTCGGGTGCGGCCCTACTACATCTACCAGTGCGACCTCGTGCACGGGGCGGGGCACCTGCGGACGACCGTGAGCAAGGGCCTGGAGATTATGGAGAGCTTGCGCGGGCACACCTCCGGCTACTCGGTGCCGACCTACGTGGTGGACGCGCCCGGCGGCGGCGGCAAGATTCCCGTCGCGCCCAACTACGTGCTCAGCCACAGCCCCGAGAAACTGATCCTCCGCAACTTCGAGGGCTACATCGCCGCCTACTCCGAGCCCACTGACTACACCGGCCCCGACATGGCCGTGCCTGCCGAGTGGCAGCGCAAGGAACCCGGCCAGACCGGCATCTACGGCCTGATGGAGGGCGAGCGCATCTCCATCGAGCCCAAGGAGTTCAGCGAGAGCCGCGTGCGGCCCGGCGCAACCCAGCACCGCCTGAACAGCCGCGAAGACAAGTGGGCGGCGTATGGGGTAGGCGGCGTGAACAGTGGTCCGCTTACGCACGACACGGTGGTGACG
- a CDS encoding Lrp/AsnC family transcriptional regulator, with translation MKQHGGSLDPLDHRILEELQTDSRLSMRELGRRVGLSAPAVTERVRRLEDAGVILGYGVRVASKPLGRTITAFIGVQDSGRNDPTLIRWAKRHDGVLECHSVTGDNSCILKVAVPDVGALENLLGELIAMGFTCDTSIVLSTPLEGKLLLPPG, from the coding sequence ATGAAGCAGCACGGCGGCTCCCTCGACCCCCTCGACCACCGCATTCTGGAGGAACTGCAAACCGACTCGCGCCTGAGCATGCGGGAACTGGGCCGCCGCGTCGGTCTCTCCGCCCCCGCCGTCACCGAGCGGGTGCGGCGGCTGGAGGACGCGGGCGTGATCCTGGGCTATGGCGTGCGGGTGGCGTCCAAGCCGCTGGGGCGCACCATCACCGCCTTTATCGGGGTGCAGGACAGCGGGCGCAACGACCCCACCCTGATCCGCTGGGCGAAGAGGCATGACGGCGTGCTGGAGTGCCACAGCGTGACGGGCGACAACTCGTGCATCCTGAAGGTCGCCGTGCCCGACGTGGGCGCGCTGGAGAACCTGCTCGGGGAACTGATCGCCATGGGCTTTACCTGCGACACGAGCATCGTGCTGAGTACACCGCTGGAGGGGAAACTGTTGCTGCCGCCGGGGTAG
- the trpD gene encoding anthranilate phosphoribosyltransferase — MTQTSSPATSPDGRTMHVRLMNGDILTQAEAAAFMREVMEGNVSGVRLAAALAALRVRGETPEEIAGFAQAMRENAVHVEVEPRDVLLDVVGTGGDGAHTFNISTTTAFVVAAAGVPVAKHGNRAASSRAGSADVLEALGVNLDAPPQVVADGVNSLGIGFMFARNYHPALRHAAPVRADLAARTVFNILGPLSNPAGATHLVVGVFKPELTRTLAEVLRLLGARGATVVHGSGLDEFTVCGPNTVTGLRDGEVIDRTLHPEEVGVSLHPRESIVGGTPAENAEITRALLTGAGTAAQRDIVALNAGAALRTAGRVERIADGVAQAREVMASGAGWDLLERYAAHTRGQKA; from the coding sequence ATGACTCAGACCTCCTCTCCGGCGACCTCCCCGGATGGCCGCACCATGCACGTCCGGCTGATGAACGGCGACATCCTGACCCAGGCCGAGGCCGCCGCCTTCATGCGCGAGGTGATGGAGGGGAACGTGAGCGGGGTGCGCCTCGCCGCTGCTCTGGCCGCCCTGCGCGTGCGCGGCGAAACGCCGGAGGAGATCGCGGGCTTCGCCCAGGCCATGCGCGAGAATGCCGTCCACGTGGAGGTCGAGCCGCGCGACGTGCTGCTCGACGTGGTGGGCACGGGCGGCGACGGCGCTCACACCTTCAACATCAGCACGACGACGGCCTTCGTGGTGGCGGCCGCCGGGGTGCCCGTCGCCAAGCACGGCAACCGCGCCGCGAGCAGCCGGGCCGGGAGTGCGGACGTGCTGGAGGCCCTGGGCGTGAACCTCGACGCCCCGCCGCAGGTCGTGGCCGACGGGGTGAACAGCCTCGGCATCGGCTTCATGTTCGCGCGCAACTACCACCCGGCCCTGCGTCACGCCGCGCCCGTCCGCGCCGACCTCGCCGCCCGGACGGTGTTCAATATCCTGGGGCCGCTCTCCAACCCGGCGGGGGCGACCCATCTGGTGGTGGGCGTCTTCAAGCCGGAACTGACGCGCACGCTCGCGGAAGTGCTGCGCCTGCTGGGGGCGCGGGGGGCGACGGTCGTTCACGGGAGCGGTCTGGACGAGTTCACCGTCTGCGGCCCGAACACCGTGACCGGCCTGCGGGACGGCGAGGTGATCGACCGCACCCTGCACCCCGAGGAGGTCGGTGTGAGCCTCCACCCCAGGGAAAGCATCGTGGGCGGCACCCCCGCCGAGAACGCGGAGATCACCCGCGCGCTGCTGACTGGGGCCGGAACTGCCGCTCAGCGCGACATCGTGGCGCTGAATGCCGGGGCCGCCCTGCGGACGGCGGGCCGCGTGGAACGCATCGCCGACGGCGTCGCCCAGGCCCGCGAGGTCATGGCGAGCGGGGCGGGTTGGGACTTGCTGGAGCGGTACGCGGCGCACACAAGGGGGCAGAAGGCTTAA
- a CDS encoding anthranilate synthase component II, with translation MTRILLIDNYDSFTYNLVQYFGELGCDLTVWRNDQFTLDDVRKLNPDAIVVSPGPCTPREAGLSVEVIRELGPQFPTLGVCLGHQSIGEAFGATVGRAILPVHGKTSAVRHDGSGLFAGLGDEVRVTRYHSLVVRDLPPELVPVAWTTDPGEEVLMALRHRDYPVFGVQFHPESIATQGGLTMLRNFLTLVREYRAPREEVRA, from the coding sequence ATGACGCGAATCCTCCTGATCGACAACTACGACTCCTTCACCTACAACCTCGTCCAATATTTCGGCGAACTCGGCTGCGACCTTACCGTCTGGCGCAACGATCAATTCACCCTCGACGATGTGCGGAAGCTCAACCCTGACGCCATTGTCGTTTCTCCCGGTCCCTGCACGCCGCGGGAAGCGGGGCTCAGCGTCGAGGTCATCCGCGAATTGGGGCCGCAGTTCCCGACGCTCGGCGTCTGCCTCGGCCACCAGAGCATCGGGGAAGCGTTCGGGGCGACGGTGGGGCGAGCCATTTTGCCCGTCCATGGCAAGACGAGCGCCGTGCGGCACGACGGCAGCGGCCTCTTCGCCGGGCTGGGGGACGAGGTGCGCGTGACCCGCTACCACTCCCTCGTCGTGCGCGACCTGCCGCCCGAACTCGTGCCCGTGGCCTGGACGACCGACCCGGGGGAAGAGGTGCTGATGGCGCTGCGCCACCGCGACTACCCGGTGTTCGGCGTGCAGTTCCACCCCGAGAGCATCGCCACCCAGGGCGGCCTGACGATGCTGCGGAACTTCCTGACCCTGGTGCGGGAGTATCGGGCCCCCCGGGAAGAGGTGCGGGCATGA
- a CDS encoding immunity 53 family protein — protein sequence MLDSPDPLKWLQGWYYAMCDGDWEHGFGPRISCLDNPDWSLEVVLSGTGLDKLSFERVFIERHEHDWIACWVENNSFHGAGGPLNLGELIAVFRAWAEPVLEIKDSPWADMIEGEE from the coding sequence ATGTTGGACTCGCCGGACCCGTTAAAGTGGCTTCAGGGCTGGTATTACGCGATGTGCGATGGGGACTGGGAGCACGGGTTTGGGCCTAGAATTTCTTGTCTTGACAATCCTGACTGGAGCCTCGAGGTCGTACTCTCTGGTACAGGCTTAGACAAGTTGTCTTTTGAGCGCGTGTTCATCGAACGTCACGAACACGATTGGATTGCCTGTTGGGTTGAAAACAACAGTTTTCATGGTGCTGGAGGTCCACTAAATCTCGGCGAGTTAATTGCGGTTTTTAGAGCTTGGGCTGAGCCAGTCCTTGAAATCAAAGATTCTCCGTGGGCTGACATGATTGAGGGAGAAGAATGA
- the trpE gene encoding anthranilate synthase component I: protein MTHPAPSPTRPATHVAVRELNADLDTPVTAYLKVARGHPVSFLLESVEAGERLGRYSFIGVGEQGRFTYRAGRVTSSGTFGSFDGPEADPLARLYGTTTRPVSLPAGLPAFIGGAVGYAAYDLIRAYERLPDANPDELNLPDALFIAPEGMVIYDHLRHRLIAVATAEAQQQADRVVETLAARLRGPLPEDVPGREQATAPTFTSNFTPEGYMAAVERSLEYIRAGDIFQVVPSQRFSADLTVHPFALYRALRRVNPSPYLGYLALGEVTLVASSPESLLRSDGHTVVTRPIAGTRRRGATPEEDELLAAELLADEKERAEHLMLVDLGRNDLGRVSRYGSVRVQDAFSVERYSHVMHIVSTVTGELREGQTPLHALASVLPMGTVSGAPKIRAMEIIDELEPVRRGPYGGSFGYIALDGSLDMALTLRTMVIANGRVHIQAGAGIVADSDPESEEQETRSKAAALMRAVEMAAGGL, encoded by the coding sequence ATGACGCACCCCGCCCCTTCCCCCACCCGACCCGCCACTCACGTCGCCGTCCGCGAGCTGAACGCCGACCTCGACACGCCCGTGACCGCTTACCTGAAAGTCGCGCGGGGTCACCCGGTTTCCTTCCTGCTGGAGAGCGTGGAGGCGGGCGAGCGGCTGGGCCGCTACTCCTTCATCGGGGTGGGCGAGCAGGGGCGCTTCACCTACCGGGCAGGGCGCGTGACGAGCAGCGGCACGTTCGGCAGCTTCGACGGCCCGGAAGCCGACCCCCTCGCGCGGCTGTACGGGACGACCACGAGGCCAGTCTCCCTTCCGGCGGGCCTCCCCGCCTTTATCGGCGGGGCGGTGGGCTACGCCGCCTACGACCTGATCCGCGCCTACGAGCGACTCCCCGACGCCAACCCCGACGAGCTGAACCTCCCCGACGCGCTCTTCATCGCCCCCGAGGGCATGGTGATCTACGACCACCTCCGGCACCGCCTGATCGCCGTCGCCACCGCCGAGGCGCAGCAGCAGGCAGACCGCGTGGTGGAGACCCTCGCCGCCCGGCTGCGCGGCCCCCTGCCGGAGGACGTGCCGGGCCGCGAACAGGCAACTGCGCCGACCTTCACCAGCAACTTCACCCCCGAGGGCTATATGGCGGCGGTGGAGAGGAGCCTGGAGTACATCCGCGCCGGGGACATCTTCCAGGTCGTGCCCTCCCAGCGGTTCAGTGCGGACCTGACGGTGCATCCCTTCGCGCTGTACCGGGCGCTGCGCCGGGTGAACCCCAGCCCTTACCTCGGCTACCTCGCGCTGGGGGAGGTCACGCTCGTCGCCTCCAGCCCAGAAAGTCTGCTGCGGAGTGACGGGCATACAGTTGTCACTCGACCCATCGCGGGCACGCGGCGACGGGGCGCGACCCCCGAGGAGGACGAGCTGCTGGCCGCCGAACTCCTCGCCGACGAGAAGGAGCGGGCCGAACACCTCATGCTGGTGGACCTGGGCCGCAACGACCTGGGGCGGGTGAGCCGCTACGGCTCCGTGCGGGTGCAGGACGCCTTCTCGGTCGAACGGTACAGCCACGTCATGCACATTGTCTCCACCGTGACGGGCGAGTTGCGGGAGGGGCAGACGCCGCTGCACGCCCTCGCCTCCGTGTTGCCAATGGGCACGGTCAGCGGGGCCCCCAAGATCCGCGCGATGGAGATCATCGACGAACTCGAACCCGTCCGGCGCGGGCCCTACGGCGGCTCCTTCGGCTACATCGCCCTCGACGGCAGCCTCGACATGGCCCTGACCCTGCGGACGATGGTGATTGCGAATGGGAGAGTGCATATCCAGGCAGGAGCGGGGATCGTGGCGGACAGCGATCCGGAGAGCGAGGAGCAGGAGACGCGGAGCAAGGCGGCGGCGCTCATGCGAGCGGTGGAGATGGCGGCGGGGGGGTTGTAG
- a CDS encoding class I SAM-dependent methyltransferase: MDDKPGSTLPAQAFRRMDETPDELFYTQPRFVTHIDDPAIAAVTGLYREFFPPGGHILDLMSSWVSHLLPEVEYAGVTGLGLNAAELARNPRLTRHVVQNLNTDPHLPFEPASFDGCGICVSIDYLTDPVTVLREVGRVLQPGAPVVITFSNRCFPTKAIAIWHALDDAGHVALVQELLRAAGNFTDIQGLDRSPRPRRSDPLYAVVGRAVHGED, translated from the coding sequence ATGGATGACAAGCCCGGTTCCACGCTCCCGGCGCAAGCCTTTCGCCGGATGGACGAGACACCCGACGAACTCTTTTACACGCAGCCGCGTTTCGTGACCCATATCGACGACCCCGCCATCGCCGCCGTCACGGGGCTCTACCGCGAGTTCTTCCCGCCGGGTGGACACATCCTCGACCTGATGAGTTCCTGGGTCAGCCACCTGCTGCCGGAGGTCGAGTACGCGGGGGTGACGGGTCTGGGCCTGAACGCCGCCGAACTCGCGCGCAACCCCCGGCTGACCCGGCACGTGGTCCAGAATCTCAACACCGATCCGCACCTGCCCTTCGAGCCCGCCAGCTTCGACGGCTGCGGCATCTGCGTGTCCATCGACTATCTCACCGACCCCGTGACGGTACTGCGCGAGGTGGGCCGCGTGCTACAGCCGGGGGCGCCCGTCGTTATCACCTTCTCCAACCGCTGCTTTCCGACGAAGGCCATTGCCATCTGGCACGCGCTCGATGACGCGGGACATGTCGCCCTCGTTCAGGAACTGCTGCGCGCGGCGGGCAACTTCACCGACATCCAGGGCCTGGACCGCAGCCCGCGACCCCGCCGCTCGGACCCGCTGTACGCGGTGGTGGGGCGGGCGGTTCACGGGGAGGATTAG
- a CDS encoding PepSY-associated TM helix domain-containing protein: MSITQRPEAATRPARRPRTLKARTHVLARTLHTYTSMISLLVVLFFALTGITLNHPDWAFGSAETRREMTGTLPAGWIVSGQVNWLSVAEELRARYSLHGRVEDTRVDGNEASLSFKAPGYGADAFIDTGTGKYTLTIDAQGAVAVLNDLHRGRDSGGAWAWLIDLSGAFLAFVALTGLAILLYLKKTRVKALVTMVAASVLVLLLMKAAMG, encoded by the coding sequence GTGTCAATTACGCAAAGGCCTGAGGCCGCCACGCGCCCGGCCCGGCGTCCCCGGACGCTCAAGGCCCGCACCCACGTCCTGGCCCGGACGCTGCACACCTACACGAGCATGATCAGCCTGCTCGTCGTCCTGTTCTTCGCCCTCACCGGGATCACCCTCAACCACCCCGACTGGGCCTTCGGGAGCGCCGAGACCCGCCGCGAGATGACGGGCACCCTTCCGGCAGGCTGGATCGTGAGCGGGCAGGTCAACTGGCTCAGCGTCGCCGAGGAGTTGCGCGCCCGCTACAGCCTGCACGGCCGCGTCGAGGACACCCGGGTGGACGGGAACGAGGCGAGCCTGAGCTTCAAGGCGCCGGGCTACGGAGCCGACGCCTTTATCGACACGGGGACCGGGAAGTACACCCTGACGATTGACGCGCAGGGGGCCGTTGCCGTGCTCAACGACCTGCACCGGGGCCGCGACTCGGGCGGCGCCTGGGCGTGGTTGATCGACCTCAGCGGCGCTTTCCTCGCTTTCGTGGCCCTGACTGGCCTGGCGATCCTGCTCTACCTCAAGAAGACGCGGGTGAAGGCCCTGGTCACGATGGTCGCCGCGAGCGTCCTCGTCCTGCTGCTCATGAAGGCGGCGATGGGCTGA
- a CDS encoding DUF2271 domain-containing protein, producing MPDTRRAFLGKLAATTAFLTLNRFLPARAAAAAPAWVSGMALDITFSVATQAGGRVKRPYVAVWIEDAQGNPVRTLTVWAQTTGRGPRWIPDLRRWYRENAGLLDTVSSATRNPGTYAVAWDGKTDKGTLAPRGDYYVCIETAREHGPYSLVREKVTVGATAFKRSLGADGDIEATSVNYAKA from the coding sequence ATGCCCGACACCCGCCGCGCCTTCCTCGGCAAGCTGGCCGCCACCACCGCCTTCCTGACCCTGAACCGTTTTCTTCCCGCACGGGCTGCCGCCGCCGCTCCGGCCTGGGTGAGCGGCATGGCCCTCGACATCACCTTCAGCGTCGCCACCCAGGCGGGCGGCCGGGTGAAGCGCCCCTACGTCGCCGTGTGGATCGAGGACGCGCAGGGCAACCCGGTGCGCACCCTCACCGTGTGGGCGCAGACCACCGGGCGCGGCCCGCGCTGGATTCCCGACCTGCGCCGCTGGTACCGCGAGAACGCGGGGCTGCTGGACACCGTGAGCAGCGCCACCCGCAACCCCGGCACCTACGCGGTCGCCTGGGACGGCAAGACCGACAAGGGCACGCTGGCCCCGCGCGGCGACTACTACGTGTGCATCGAGACCGCCCGCGAACACGGCCCCTACAGCCTGGTCCGCGAGAAGGTGACCGTCGGCGCCACGGCCTTCAAGCGCAGCCTGGGTGCGGATGGAGACATCGAGGCCACCAGTGTCAATTACGCAAAGGCCTGA
- a CDS encoding FAD:protein FMN transferase: protein MAALPLNRLWRGLKRPHRLRSIYERMLGTEMEIQVVADGRAQAGAAERAALNETGRLTRILNRFDPESELSRWAGTREEAVPISPDLWAVLRAADEWRGRTGGAFHPGADALGAIWKAAAERDRLPDEAALAEVVTQLREPLWTLHPDGTATRHGALPLGLNALAKGYIVDRAAEAAFRAPSVRAVLVNVGGDLRTLGGNGLTVAVADPFTARDDAPPLARVHVRDGALATSGGAHRGYRIGGAWYSHVLDPRTGRPVTRVPGVTVTAPDCLTADALATALSVLDVSEGLALVEAVPGAAALILTRDGGQHASGRWPR, encoded by the coding sequence ATGGCCGCGCTCCCCTTGAATCGCCTGTGGCGGGGCCTGAAGCGCCCCCACCGCCTCCGCAGCATCTACGAGCGGATGCTGGGCACCGAGATGGAGATTCAGGTCGTCGCGGATGGGCGGGCGCAGGCCGGGGCCGCCGAGCGCGCCGCCCTGAACGAGACGGGGCGCCTGACCCGAATTCTCAACCGCTTCGACCCGGAAAGCGAGCTGTCACGCTGGGCGGGGACGCGGGAGGAGGCCGTGCCGATCAGCCCGGACCTGTGGGCCGTTCTCCGGGCGGCGGACGAGTGGCGTGGCCGGACGGGCGGGGCCTTTCACCCCGGGGCGGATGCGCTGGGGGCGATCTGGAAGGCGGCGGCGGAAAGGGACAGGCTTCCCGATGAGGCGGCCCTGGCGGAAGTGGTCACTCAATTGCGCGAGCCCCTCTGGACATTGCACCCGGATGGAACGGCCACCCGTCACGGCGCCCTGCCCCTCGGCTTGAATGCCCTGGCCAAGGGCTACATCGTGGACCGGGCGGCGGAGGCGGCCTTCCGTGCACCCAGCGTGCGGGCCGTGCTCGTCAACGTGGGGGGCGACCTGCGGACGCTGGGCGGGAATGGCCTGACGGTGGCGGTTGCCGACCCCTTCACCGCCCGGGACGACGCGCCGCCCCTGGCCCGAGTTCATGTGCGGGACGGGGCGCTGGCCACGAGCGGCGGGGCTCACCGGGGCTACCGAATCGGGGGCGCCTGGTACTCCCATGTCCTCGACCCCCGAACGGGACGGCCCGTGACGCGGGTGCCCGGCGTGACCGTCACTGCCCCCGACTGCCTGACTGCCGACGCGCTCGCCACGGCCCTGAGCGTGCTGGACGTGTCCGAAGGGCTCGCGCTGGTGGAGGCCGTGCCCGGCGCCGCCGCCCTGATCTTGACCCGGGACGGCGGGCAGCACGCGAGCGGGCGCTGGCCCCGTTAA
- a CDS encoding 1,4-alpha-glucan branching enzyme: protein MSSLPLPLDHGHLQKLVTADLVRPDHLLGAHPVTQDGVEGVRFAVWAPNARHVSVVGDFNGWNGLDHPMQRLDFGFWGAFVPGAQHGQRYKFRVTGADGRTVDKMDPYGTFTEVRPGTASIIWRQPFEWTDEKWMASRGPGFDRPVSVYEVHVGSWARRDDGWFLNYRDLAHRLADYVTHMGYTHVELLGVMEHPFDGSWGYQVTGYYAPTSRLGAPEDFAYLVNHLHERGIGVFLDWVPGHFPTDEAGLAHFDGGPLYEYADPRKGYHHDWNTYIFDYGRNEVVMFLVGSALKWVQDFHVDGLRVDAVASMLYLDFSRTEWVPNIHGGRENLEAIAFLKRLNEVIHHMAPGVTMVAEESTAFPGVTSPTPFGLGFDYKWAMGWMNDTLHYFEQDPIYRKYEHHKLTFFNVYRTTEKYVLAISHDEVVHGKKSLVSKMPGDWYGQRAGYRAFLAMMWTTPGKKLLFMGQEFAQGTEWNEAQELPWYVTDIPEHRGVMNLVRRLNALYTERPDLHVGDTWAEGQLWVIGDDSDNSVYAYIRRDPRPTAEGGGTWSLTVANLTPVYREGYHVGVPQGGEYRVLLSTDDGEYGGFGTQQPDLTAREEGWNGQTWHLRLNLPPMSVLILDHVGETPRSEER, encoded by the coding sequence ATGAGTTCCCTGCCCCTGCCGCTCGACCACGGGCACCTTCAAAAACTGGTGACCGCCGACCTCGTGCGCCCGGACCACCTGCTGGGCGCCCATCCCGTCACCCAGGATGGGGTGGAGGGGGTGCGCTTCGCCGTGTGGGCGCCGAACGCGCGGCACGTCAGCGTGGTGGGGGACTTCAACGGCTGGAACGGCCTTGACCACCCCATGCAGCGCCTCGACTTCGGCTTCTGGGGGGCCTTTGTGCCGGGGGCGCAGCACGGGCAGCGGTACAAGTTCCGGGTCACGGGCGCGGACGGGCGCACCGTGGACAAGATGGACCCCTACGGCACTTTCACGGAGGTGAGGCCGGGCACCGCGAGCATCATCTGGCGACAACCCTTCGAGTGGACGGACGAGAAATGGATGGCCAGTCGTGGCCCCGGCTTCGACCGACCCGTGAGCGTTTACGAGGTCCACGTGGGCTCCTGGGCCCGGCGCGACGACGGCTGGTTCCTGAACTACCGCGACCTCGCGCACCGTCTGGCCGACTACGTGACCCACATGGGTTATACCCACGTCGAGCTGCTGGGCGTGATGGAGCACCCCTTCGACGGCTCGTGGGGCTATCAGGTCACCGGCTACTACGCCCCGACGAGCCGCCTGGGTGCCCCCGAGGACTTCGCCTACCTCGTCAACCACCTGCACGAGCGCGGGATCGGGGTCTTTCTCGACTGGGTGCCGGGGCACTTCCCCACCGACGAGGCGGGGCTGGCGCACTTCGACGGCGGGCCGCTGTACGAGTACGCCGATCCCCGCAAGGGTTACCACCACGACTGGAACACCTACATCTTCGACTACGGGCGCAACGAGGTCGTGATGTTCCTGGTCGGCTCGGCCCTGAAGTGGGTGCAGGATTTCCACGTGGACGGCCTGCGGGTGGACGCGGTGGCCTCCATGCTGTACCTCGACTTCTCGCGCACGGAGTGGGTGCCGAATATCCACGGCGGGCGCGAGAATCTGGAGGCCATCGCCTTCCTCAAGCGGCTCAACGAGGTCATTCACCATATGGCTCCCGGCGTGACGATGGTGGCGGAGGAGAGCACCGCCTTTCCCGGCGTCACCTCCCCGACGCCCTTCGGCCTGGGCTTCGACTACAAGTGGGCGATGGGCTGGATGAACGACACCCTGCACTACTTCGAGCAGGACCCGATCTACCGCAAGTACGAGCACCACAAGCTGACCTTTTTCAACGTGTACCGCACGACCGAGAAGTACGTGCTGGCGATCAGCCACGACGAGGTGGTGCACGGGAAGAAGTCGCTCGTCTCCAAGATGCCGGGCGACTGGTACGGGCAGCGAGCGGGCTACCGGGCCTTCCTCGCCATGATGTGGACCACGCCGGGCAAGAAGCTGCTCTTCATGGGCCAGGAGTTCGCCCAGGGGACCGAGTGGAACGAGGCGCAGGAACTGCCGTGGTACGTCACCGACATTCCCGAGCACCGCGGGGTCATGAACCTCGTGCGGCGGCTGAACGCCCTCTACACCGAGCGACCCGACCTGCACGTGGGCGACACCTGGGCCGAGGGCCAGCTCTGGGTCATCGGGGACGACAGCGACAACAGCGTGTACGCCTACATCCGCCGCGACCCGCGCCCCACGGCGGAGGGGGGAGGCACCTGGAGCCTGACCGTCGCCAACCTGACCCCGGTGTACCGCGAGGGCTACCACGTCGGCGTGCCCCAGGGCGGCGAGTACCGGGTGCTCCTCTCGACCGACGACGGCGAGTACGGCGGCTTCGGCACCCAGCAACCCGACCTGACGGCCAGGGAGGAGGGCTGGAACGGGCAGACGTGGCACCTGCGCCTGAACCTGCCCCCCATGAGCGTGCTGATCCTCGACCACGTGGGCGAGACGCCCCGAAGTGAGGAGCGGTGA